In bacterium YEK0313, one genomic interval encodes:
- a CDS encoding Radical SAM superfamily protein codes for MADRLNAGGLEAAAANLFGLRTARALDVSAGAGVGEERRRGRGTLSNASGRYESQSREALDDGWGTLDELPELATTVQEEKARRIITRNDSPDLSFDRSINPYRGCEHGCAYCFARPTHAYMGLSPGLDFETRLFVKPNAPELLERELADPAYQPRTIAMGTNTDPYQPIEKRWQLTRRILEVLERTNHPVGIVTKSHLVTRDIDILSRMAAKGLAKVALSVTTLDRKLARSLEPRAATPAKRLEAIRMLSEAGIPTAVLVAPIIPAVNDAEIERILDACYHMGAREAGYVLLRLPLEIRDLFREWLVAHRPDAARHVLSLIRDTRGGKDYDATFHVRQKGVGPLAWMVGRRFEVASRRLGFGKRRLRLATELFTPPERKGPDAARQLSLF; via the coding sequence ATGGCCGACAGGCTGAACGCCGGCGGTCTGGAAGCGGCTGCGGCCAATCTTTTCGGCCTGCGTACGGCCCGCGCGCTCGACGTCTCCGCGGGGGCGGGCGTCGGCGAGGAGCGCCGGCGCGGCCGCGGCACGCTGAGCAATGCTTCCGGTCGCTATGAAAGCCAGTCGCGCGAGGCGCTGGACGACGGCTGGGGCACGCTCGACGAGCTGCCGGAGCTGGCGACCACGGTGCAGGAGGAGAAGGCGCGGCGGATCATCACCCGCAACGACAGCCCCGATCTCTCCTTCGACCGGTCGATCAATCCCTATCGCGGCTGCGAGCACGGCTGCGCCTATTGTTTCGCCCGCCCGACCCACGCCTATATGGGCCTGTCGCCCGGCCTCGATTTCGAGACGCGCCTGTTCGTCAAGCCGAATGCGCCGGAACTCCTGGAGCGCGAGCTGGCGGACCCGGCCTACCAGCCGCGCACCATCGCCATGGGCACCAATACCGATCCCTATCAGCCGATCGAGAAGCGCTGGCAGCTGACCCGCCGCATCCTCGAAGTGCTGGAGCGGACCAATCATCCGGTCGGCATCGTCACCAAGAGCCACCTGGTGACGCGCGACATCGACATTCTCTCGCGCATGGCGGCCAAGGGCCTTGCCAAGGTCGCCCTGTCGGTGACCACGCTCGACCGCAAGCTCGCCCGCTCGCTGGAACCGCGGGCGGCGACGCCGGCGAAGCGCCTGGAAGCGATCCGCATGCTGTCGGAGGCCGGCATTCCGACCGCCGTGCTGGTGGCGCCGATCATCCCGGCCGTCAACGATGCCGAGATCGAGCGGATCCTCGATGCCTGCTACCATATGGGCGCGCGCGAGGCCGGCTATGTCCTTCTGCGCCTGCCGCTGGAGATCCGCGACCTGTTCCGCGAATGGCTGGTCGCCCATCGGCCGGACGCGGCCCGCCACGTCCTGTCGCTGATCCGCGATACCCGCGGCGGAAAGGACTACGACGCGACCTTCCATGTCAGGCAGAAGGGCGTCGGTCCGCTCGCCTGGATGGTCGGTCGCAGGTTCGAGGTGGCCTCCCGCCGGCTCGGCTTCGGCAAGCGGCGGCTGCGGCTTGCCACCGAATTGTTCACGCCTCCCGAGCGAAAAGGCCCGGATGCCGCGCGCCAGCTCAGCCTGTTCTGA
- the rnhB gene encoding Ribonuclease HII, with the protein MAPIVPSFTIEQRALAQGFGPVAGIDEAGRGPLAGPVVAAAVILDPAAIPDGLADSKELDEAAREHLYAAVMASALAVAVASASPGRIDRTDIRKATLHAMAASVRMLALPPRHVLVDGRDVPALPLGMSGEAIVDGDALVVSIAAASIIAKVHRDRLMRHLGAIHPEYGFEQHKGYGTRQHRDAIAVHGPTRHHRMTFGALKER; encoded by the coding sequence ATGGCCCCGATCGTCCCCTCCTTCACCATCGAACAACGTGCCCTGGCTCAGGGTTTCGGGCCGGTCGCCGGCATTGACGAGGCCGGCCGCGGGCCGCTCGCAGGCCCCGTGGTCGCCGCCGCCGTCATCCTCGATCCAGCGGCCATCCCCGACGGGCTCGCCGATTCGAAGGAGCTGGACGAGGCCGCGCGCGAACATCTCTATGCCGCCGTCATGGCCTCGGCATTGGCGGTGGCGGTGGCCTCCGCTTCGCCCGGCCGGATCGACCGGACCGACATCCGCAAGGCGACGCTTCACGCCATGGCGGCTTCCGTCCGCATGCTGGCGCTGCCGCCGCGCCATGTCCTTGTCGACGGCCGCGACGTGCCCGCCCTGCCGCTCGGCATGTCGGGCGAAGCCATCGTCGACGGTGACGCCCTGGTGGTCTCGATCGCCGCCGCCTCGATCATCGCCAAGGTCCATCGCGACCGGCTGATGCGCCATCTTGGTGCAATCCATCCCGAATATGGCTTCGAGCAGCACAAGGGCTACGGCACGCGCCAGCACCGCGATGCGATCGCCGTGCACGGGCCGACGCGCCACCATCGCATGACCTTCGGAGCACTCAAGGAACGATGA
- a CDS encoding hypothetical protein (RibD C-terminal domain), with amino-acid sequence MSESGQVPAPRIAGALTVSLDGFLAAAADGIFWPRPCAAIDPGHRRFLDAVGTVVMGRTTYDRSLVASGSPVFPGRDVVVVTSTPLKQPAEHTSAWHDDLAALIERLRRECRARPALIVGGPRLNNAFIAAGALDQLDIFVVPALAGSGVPLSRGLPARVRLDLVSSKVVGDGVVRLRYRQPEMRQAA; translated from the coding sequence ATGAGCGAATCCGGCCAAGTTCCCGCCCCTCGCATTGCCGGCGCGCTGACGGTCAGCCTCGACGGATTTCTCGCGGCCGCCGCCGACGGCATCTTCTGGCCGAGACCCTGCGCCGCCATCGATCCCGGACACCGCCGGTTTCTCGACGCGGTCGGCACGGTGGTAATGGGGCGGACGACCTATGACCGCAGCCTCGTGGCATCGGGCTCCCCCGTCTTTCCCGGCCGCGACGTGGTGGTCGTCACCTCGACGCCGCTCAAGCAGCCGGCGGAGCACACGAGCGCCTGGCATGACGACCTCGCCGCGCTGATCGAGCGCTTGCGCCGCGAGTGCCGGGCGCGACCGGCCCTGATCGTCGGCGGGCCGCGCCTCAACAACGCCTTCATCGCGGCGGGCGCCCTCGACCAGCTCGACATCTTCGTCGTGCCCGCCCTGGCCGGGTCGGGTGTTCCGCTGAGCCGCGGCCTGCCGGCCCGCGTGCGCCTCGATCTCGTCAGCTCCAAGGTCGTCGGCGACGGCGTGGTGCGGCTGCGCTATCGCCAGCCCGAGATGCGCCAGGCCGCATGA
- a CDS encoding Electron transfer flavoprotein-ubiquinone oxidoreductase, producing MAAEATADAMELPAREGMDYDVVVVGGGLAGAAAAIRLKQINPDLSVVVVEKGSEVGAHILSGAVIDPVGLDKLLPEWRNDPDRPLKQEVTDDRFYFLGHSGALRLPNFGMPKLMNNHGNFIGSLGNVAKWMAAQAEALGVEIYPGFAAAEVLYGEKGEVLGIATGDMGIARDGTITDRFTRGMELRGKYTLFAEGARGSLTKQLIARFKLDEGKEPPKFGIGLKEIWQVKPENHKPGLVQHSFGWPLKMDTGGGSFLYHADGGLVYVGFVVHLNYTNPTLSPFDEFQRFKQHPLVRPVLEGGKRLSYGARAITEGGYQSVPKLTFPGGALIGCAAGFVNVPRIKGSHNAILSGMLAAEHVAEAIADARANDEPRAYELAWRSSAIGQDLYKVRNVKPLWSKFGTIGGVLLGGIDMWTNELFKFSLFGTLKHGKPDYATLKPLSEVTPITYPKPDGVISFDKLSSVFISNTNHEEDQPVHLTLKDPSVPIAKNLPVYGEPARLYCPAGVYEVTYADAAAKTDPKFVINAQNCVHCKTCDIKDPAQNINWVTPEGGGGPNYPGM from the coding sequence ATGGCCGCCGAAGCAACTGCCGATGCGATGGAACTGCCGGCCCGCGAGGGCATGGACTATGACGTGGTGGTGGTCGGCGGCGGCCTGGCCGGCGCCGCGGCGGCGATCCGGCTGAAGCAGATCAATCCGGACCTGTCGGTGGTGGTCGTGGAGAAGGGCTCCGAGGTCGGCGCCCATATCCTGTCGGGCGCGGTGATCGATCCCGTCGGGCTCGACAAGCTGCTGCCGGAATGGCGCAACGATCCGGACCGGCCGCTGAAGCAGGAGGTCACCGACGACCGCTTCTATTTCCTCGGCCATTCCGGCGCGCTCCGGCTGCCCAATTTCGGCATGCCCAAGCTGATGAACAACCACGGCAACTTCATCGGCTCGCTGGGCAATGTGGCGAAATGGATGGCGGCCCAGGCCGAGGCGCTCGGCGTCGAGATCTATCCGGGCTTCGCCGCGGCCGAGGTGCTCTATGGCGAGAAGGGCGAGGTCCTCGGCATCGCCACCGGCGACATGGGCATTGCCCGCGACGGCACGATCACCGACCGCTTCACCCGCGGCATGGAGCTGCGCGGCAAATATACGCTCTTTGCGGAAGGCGCCCGCGGCAGCCTGACCAAGCAGCTCATCGCGCGCTTCAAGCTCGACGAGGGCAAGGAGCCGCCGAAATTCGGCATCGGCCTAAAGGAGATCTGGCAGGTCAAGCCGGAAAACCACAAGCCCGGCCTCGTCCAGCACTCCTTCGGCTGGCCGCTGAAGATGGACACCGGCGGCGGCTCGTTCCTTTATCACGCCGATGGCGGGCTGGTTTATGTCGGCTTCGTCGTGCACCTGAACTACACCAACCCGACGCTGTCGCCCTTCGACGAGTTCCAGCGCTTCAAGCAGCACCCGCTGGTGCGCCCGGTGCTTGAGGGTGGCAAGCGCCTGAGCTATGGCGCCCGCGCCATCACCGAGGGCGGTTACCAGTCGGTGCCGAAGCTCACCTTCCCGGGCGGCGCGCTGATCGGCTGCGCGGCCGGCTTCGTCAACGTGCCGCGCATCAAGGGGTCGCACAACGCGATCCTCTCCGGCATGCTCGCCGCCGAGCATGTCGCCGAGGCGATCGCGGATGCCCGCGCCAACGACGAGCCGCGAGCCTATGAGCTGGCCTGGCGGTCGAGCGCCATCGGCCAGGACCTGTACAAGGTGCGCAACGTCAAGCCGCTCTGGTCGAAGTTCGGCACCATCGGCGGCGTGCTGCTCGGCGGCATCGACATGTGGACCAACGAGCTGTTCAAGTTCTCGCTGTTCGGCACGCTGAAGCACGGCAAGCCCGACTATGCGACGCTGAAGCCGCTCTCCGAGGTGACGCCCATCACCTATCCGAAGCCCGACGGCGTCATTTCCTTCGACAAGCTGTCGAGCGTGTTCATCTCGAACACCAATCACGAGGAGGACCAGCCGGTCCACCTCACGCTCAAGGACCCCTCGGTGCCGATCGCCAAGAACCTGCCGGTCTATGGCGAGCCGGCCCGGCTCTACTGCCCGGCCGGGGTCTACGAGGTCACCTATGCCGATGCGGCGGCCAAGACCGACCCGAAATTCGTCATCAACGCGCAGAACTGCGTCCACTGCAAAACCTGCGACATCAAGGACCCCGCCCAGAACATCAACTGGGTGACGCCGGAAGGCGGCGGCGGGCCGAACTATCCGGGGATGTAG
- a CDS encoding Uracil DNA glycosylase superfamily protein, with translation MVQQLTPDQIEALLVFYRDAGVDVALDETAIDRFAEGEAELAARQRAAAGEPPPPKAAVLAAREAARSATDLDALKAILEAFDGCALKATASRTVFEDGARQARVMFVGEAPGRDEDLAGKPFVGRSGQLLDRMLAAIGLDRNTNAYIANVIPWRPPGNRTPTPQEIAICEPFIRRQIELKNPDLLVCVGAPSTETLMGLKGIMKSRGRLQPYQLGERQIQAIATLHPAYLLRSPIAKRLAWRDLLTIKAVLER, from the coding sequence ATGGTCCAGCAACTGACCCCCGACCAAATCGAGGCGCTGCTCGTCTTCTACCGCGATGCCGGCGTCGACGTTGCGCTCGACGAGACGGCGATCGACCGCTTTGCCGAGGGCGAGGCCGAGCTGGCCGCCCGCCAGCGGGCCGCCGCCGGCGAGCCGCCGCCGCCCAAGGCCGCGGTGCTGGCGGCCCGCGAGGCGGCGCGTTCGGCGACCGACCTCGATGCGCTGAAGGCCATTCTCGAGGCTTTCGACGGCTGCGCGCTGAAGGCGACGGCATCGCGCACCGTGTTCGAGGATGGCGCGCGCCAGGCGCGGGTGATGTTCGTCGGCGAGGCGCCGGGACGCGACGAGGATCTCGCCGGCAAGCCCTTCGTCGGCCGCTCCGGCCAGTTGCTCGACCGCATGCTGGCCGCCATCGGCCTCGACCGGAACACCAACGCCTACATCGCCAACGTCATTCCCTGGCGGCCGCCGGGAAACCGCACGCCGACGCCGCAGGAAATCGCCATCTGCGAGCCGTTCATCCGCCGGCAGATCGAGCTGAAGAACCCCGATCTGCTGGTTTGCGTCGGCGCGCCCTCGACCGAGACCCTGATGGGGCTGAAGGGCATCATGAAGTCGCGCGGCCGGCTGCAGCCCTATCAGCTCGGCGAGCGGCAGATCCAGGCGATCGCAACCTTGCACCCGGCCTATCTCCTGCGCAGCCCGATCGCCAAGCGGCTCGCCTGGCGCGACCTGCTGACCATCAAGGCGGTGCTGGAGCGCTAG
- the gph_5 gene encoding Phosphoglycolate phosphatase, whose amino-acid sequence MRFKVLMADVDGVVIVHPDGQGWAAHIERDLGLSRKALQAAFFEPYWRDIVLGHCALRSRLQPVLAEIAPQIDVDAFIRYWFEHDAHLDRDLLAQLADIRARGMALHLATVQEHERAHYIWQTLGLNRHFDAMHYAAELGCTKPDEAFYAAVERQSGFGPADIFFIDDSDANVAAARKRGWSAAVWDGTRRLVDLLDEAAR is encoded by the coding sequence ATGCGGTTCAAGGTCCTGATGGCGGATGTCGACGGCGTCGTGATCGTGCATCCCGACGGGCAGGGATGGGCGGCTCATATCGAGCGGGATCTCGGACTGTCCCGGAAGGCATTGCAGGCGGCATTTTTCGAGCCGTACTGGCGAGACATCGTCCTCGGCCACTGCGCGCTCCGGTCGCGCCTGCAGCCGGTGCTGGCCGAGATCGCTCCGCAGATCGACGTCGACGCCTTCATCCGCTACTGGTTCGAGCACGACGCCCATCTCGATCGCGACCTGCTGGCGCAGCTCGCGGACATCAGGGCACGGGGCATGGCGCTGCATCTTGCGACGGTGCAGGAGCACGAGCGGGCGCATTACATCTGGCAGACGCTCGGCCTGAACCGGCATTTCGACGCCATGCATTATGCGGCGGAGCTCGGCTGCACCAAGCCGGACGAGGCGTTCTACGCCGCGGTCGAGCGCCAGAGCGGCTTCGGCCCGGCCGACATCTTTTTCATCGACGACTCCGACGCCAATGTCGCGGCGGCCCGCAAGCGGGGATGGAGCGCCGCCGTCTGGGACGGGACGCGCCGCCTCGTCGACCTTCTGGACGAGGCCGCTCGCTAG